One genomic segment of Amycolatopsis sp. WQ 127309 includes these proteins:
- a CDS encoding helix-turn-helix domain-containing protein, producing MATADLLLHPVRMRILQALFDADPLTTAQLRERIPDVAPATMYRQIAVLAEAGVLEVAQERRVRGTIERSYRVRKEEAVVDPEARAAMSKEDHLRSYTTFAASLLGDFDRYLAHPDADPHADGVVYRQAAVWLTEEEFAVMVEEIEKAVVSRFENVREGRVRRVVSLVVVPDEPRASAG from the coding sequence ATGGCGACCGCCGATCTCCTCCTGCACCCCGTCCGGATGCGCATCCTGCAAGCGCTGTTCGACGCCGATCCGCTGACCACCGCGCAGCTGCGCGAGCGCATCCCCGACGTGGCGCCGGCCACGATGTACCGGCAGATCGCGGTGCTGGCCGAGGCCGGGGTGCTGGAGGTGGCCCAGGAGCGGCGGGTGCGCGGCACGATCGAGCGCAGCTACCGGGTGCGCAAGGAGGAGGCGGTGGTCGACCCCGAGGCGCGCGCGGCGATGTCGAAGGAGGACCACCTGCGGTCGTACACGACGTTCGCGGCATCGCTGCTGGGGGACTTCGACCGCTACCTGGCCCACCCGGACGCCGACCCGCACGCGGACGGCGTCGTCTACCGGCAGGCGGCGGTGTGGCTGACGGAAGAAGAGTTCGCCGTCATGGTCGAGGAGATCGAGAAGGCGGTCGTCTCGCGGTTCGAGAACGTCCGCGAGGGCCGCGTCCGGCGCGTCGTCAGCCTGGTCGTGGTCCCGGACGAACCCCGGGCGAGCGCCGGGTAG
- a CDS encoding YbhB/YbcL family Raf kinase inhibitor-like protein translates to MTLLGRLLRDRRAGDAHLAWNLPNLQGPDQLTLTSRDFDDGGPLPLEQCAKHVGGADRSPQLAWTTLPPGTAQLLVVVEDVDVPLGKPAVHCVALADPSAGPLETGALAAKEPGPGVRVLRSTIGRGYHGPAPVKGHGPHHYVFQLFALSAPVPDSPSPERARPRTLLPVITGPVLARGRLTGVFER, encoded by the coding sequence ATGACGCTGCTCGGCCGGCTCCTGCGCGACCGCCGGGCCGGAGACGCCCACCTGGCCTGGAACCTGCCCAACCTCCAGGGGCCCGACCAGTTGACACTCACCAGCCGGGACTTCGACGACGGCGGCCCGCTGCCGCTGGAGCAGTGCGCCAAGCACGTCGGCGGCGCGGACCGCTCTCCCCAGCTGGCCTGGACGACGCTTCCGCCCGGCACCGCCCAGCTCCTCGTGGTCGTCGAAGACGTCGACGTCCCGCTGGGCAAGCCCGCCGTGCACTGCGTCGCGCTGGCCGATCCGTCGGCCGGACCGCTGGAAACCGGTGCCCTGGCGGCGAAAGAGCCTGGTCCCGGGGTTCGGGTGCTGCGATCCACCATCGGCCGGGGCTACCACGGTCCCGCGCCGGTCAAGGGGCACGGGCCGCACCACTACGTCTTCCAGCTCTTCGCGTTGTCCGCGCCGGTTCCCGACTCACCGTCACCGGAGCGGGCGCGGCCCCGCACGTTGCTGCCCGTGATCACCGGCCCCGTTCTCGCCCGCGGCCGGCTGACCGGCGTTTTCGAACGCTGA
- a CDS encoding S9 family peptidase, translated as MRDVDTTVTADDGLPLAGTLTLPAGAGPHPAVLLLHGSGRLDRDAGTRRLRTGAGPALAEALARQGIASLRYDRRGVGATPGDWLATGFADNRRDAAAAVRALAARPDVRADAVGVVGHSEGALHAMALGAHADVAAVVLLAGFARLGEDALRWQAGMIVRDLPAFVRPALRAFARRQLTRIKTTDATRVAGFPVNARWMRELLAHDPRPDLADIRVPVLAITGGKDVQVDAADLAEIRRLVPGEAEVHRIPDLTHLLRRDAGRASVRSYRRQLRRPVDADLLAQVSGWLANRLE; from the coding sequence ATGCGGGACGTCGACACGACGGTCACCGCGGACGACGGACTGCCGCTGGCCGGCACCCTGACGCTGCCCGCGGGCGCCGGCCCGCACCCGGCCGTCCTGCTGCTGCACGGATCCGGACGGCTGGACCGGGACGCCGGCACCCGCCGGCTCCGCACGGGGGCCGGGCCCGCGCTGGCCGAAGCCCTTGCGCGCCAAGGGATCGCCTCGCTGCGTTACGACCGGCGCGGCGTCGGCGCCACCCCCGGCGACTGGCTCGCGACCGGGTTCGCCGACAACCGGCGCGACGCGGCCGCCGCCGTGCGCGCCCTGGCCGCCCGGCCGGACGTCCGGGCCGACGCCGTCGGCGTGGTCGGGCACAGCGAAGGCGCCCTCCACGCCATGGCCCTCGGCGCGCACGCCGACGTCGCCGCGGTGGTGCTGCTGGCCGGGTTCGCCCGTCTCGGCGAGGACGCCCTGCGGTGGCAGGCCGGGATGATCGTCCGCGACCTCCCCGCGTTCGTGCGACCGGCGCTGCGGGCCTTCGCCCGGCGACAGCTGACCCGGATCAAGACCACGGACGCCACCCGGGTCGCCGGGTTCCCGGTCAACGCCCGGTGGATGCGCGAACTGCTCGCCCACGACCCGCGCCCGGACCTCGCGGACATCCGGGTGCCCGTCCTGGCGATCACCGGCGGGAAGGACGTCCAGGTCGACGCCGCGGACCTGGCCGAGATCCGCCGGCTGGTGCCCGGCGAGGCCGAGGTCCACCGGATCCCCGACCTCACCCACCTGTTGCGCCGCGACGCCGGCCGCGCGTCGGTGCGGTCCTATCGCCGGCAGCTGCGCCGTCCCGTCGACGCCGACCTGCTCGCCCAGGTGTCCGGCTGGCTCGCAAACCGACTCGAGTAA
- a CDS encoding isochorismatase family protein, whose translation MIDLQQGIVDAHRDPAVTAAVKQAAYLAAEFRRHELPVVLVNVTGRAPGRTDAGRAASTAPPPAGWADLVDDLDVRPTDHLITKRRRSAFHDTGLDTLLRDLGVTQIVLAGISTSSGVESTARSGADHGYHVVLATDAMTDPDAVAHRHSVDRVFPKLGETATTAEVIGMVEATR comes from the coding sequence GTGATCGACCTGCAACAGGGGATCGTCGACGCCCACCGCGACCCCGCCGTCACCGCGGCCGTCAAGCAGGCGGCCTACCTGGCCGCCGAGTTCCGGCGGCACGAGCTGCCCGTGGTCCTGGTCAACGTCACCGGCCGCGCGCCGGGACGCACCGACGCCGGCCGGGCCGCGAGCACCGCCCCGCCGCCGGCCGGCTGGGCCGACCTCGTCGACGACCTCGACGTCCGGCCGACCGACCACCTGATCACCAAACGGCGGCGCAGCGCGTTCCACGACACCGGGCTCGACACGCTCCTGCGGGACCTGGGCGTCACCCAGATCGTCCTCGCCGGCATCTCGACCAGCTCCGGCGTCGAGTCGACCGCGCGCTCGGGCGCCGACCACGGCTACCACGTCGTCCTGGCCACCGACGCGATGACCGACCCCGACGCCGTCGCCCACCGGCACAGCGTCGACCGCGTCTTCCCCAAGCTCGGCGAAACCGCCACCACCGCCGAGGTCATCGGCATGGTCGAGGCGACCCGATGA
- a CDS encoding MarR family winged helix-turn-helix transcriptional regulator — protein sequence MTVDPDPGEVAAVLLASVSVLVRRVRQVPAEGGLTMPERSALALLDRSGPTTSSALAREAQITAQAMGATLGALRERGLVERRPDPDDGRRVVLLVTDAGRQALRDKRNARAELIARALTGGEFTPAELARLAATAPLLDRLAQHL from the coding sequence ATGACCGTTGATCCGGATCCCGGCGAGGTTGCCGCCGTCCTGCTGGCGAGTGTCAGCGTGCTGGTGCGACGGGTGCGGCAGGTGCCCGCCGAGGGCGGCCTCACGATGCCCGAGCGCTCCGCGCTGGCGCTTCTGGACCGCTCGGGTCCCACGACTTCCTCGGCGCTCGCCCGGGAAGCGCAGATCACCGCGCAGGCGATGGGGGCGACGCTCGGCGCGTTGCGGGAGCGCGGTCTCGTCGAACGCCGGCCGGACCCGGACGACGGCCGGCGCGTGGTGCTGCTGGTCACCGACGCGGGGCGGCAGGCCTTGCGGGACAAGCGGAACGCGCGCGCCGAGCTCATCGCGCGGGCCCTGACCGGTGGCGAGTTCACGCCGGCGGAGCTGGCGCGGCTCGCGGCGACCGCGCCATTGCTGGACCGGCTGGCCCAGCACCTCTGA